Proteins from a genomic interval of Marmota flaviventris isolate mMarFla1 chromosome 8, mMarFla1.hap1, whole genome shotgun sequence:
- the Rtp4 gene encoding receptor-transporting protein 4 encodes MLGRRRMYLDVSTWEQKLQELIQQEKPWAKWTLKLDENIQPGGMARGWRQYMQRAFGRFCCSSCHRSWASAQVKILCHMSTQHRIYNGQVLLRIFAQRCQKCSWSQFENPEFSSDSTMRILNNLAQCILHSYYGHNFRKMPVAPVVGLNGPHDRSNCEACTLGICVRGSQVPIKKPTESPPSGPNPRVLIFYGNEIPGDPPLEFTSDDIIRIFCFALFFIVWIVICAKQNKSNW; translated from the exons ATGCTCGGCAGAAGGAGGATGTACTTGGATGTCAGTACATGGGAGCAGAAGCTTCAAGAACTGATCCAGCAGGAGAAACCCTGGGCCAAATGGACCCTGAAGTTGGATGAGAACATTCAGCCGGGTGGCATGGCCCGAGGATGGAGGCAGTACATGCAGAGAGCATTTGGGAG GTTCTGTTGTTCCTCATGCCATCGAAGCTGGGCTTCTGCTCAAGTGAAGATCCTGTGCCACATGTCTACGCAGCACCGGATATACAATGGCCAGGTGCTTCTGCGGATTTTTGCTCAGAGGTGCCAGAAGTGTTCCTGGTCTCAATTTGAGAATCCTGAGTTCTCTTCAGATAGCACCATGAGAATTCTGAACAACCTGGCGCAGTGTATTCTGCACAGCTACTATGGGCATAACTTCAGGAAGATGCCGGTTGCTCCAGTCGTGGGGTTGAATGGGCCCCATGACAGGAGCAATTGTGAGGCGTGCACTCTGGGCATCTGTGTAAGGGGCTCACAGGTACCTATCAAAAAGCCAACCGAATCTCCACCTTCTGGCCCAAACCCAAGAGTCTTAATTTTTTATGGTAATGAGATTCCTGGTGACCCACCCTTAGAATTTACTTCAGATGACATTATAAGGATTTTCTGTTTTGCACTATTTTTTATAGTATGGATAGTCATatgtgctaagcaaaataagtctaACTGGTag